One window of Nicotiana tomentosiformis chromosome 11, ASM39032v3, whole genome shotgun sequence genomic DNA carries:
- the LOC104113554 gene encoding phosphoglycerate kinase, chloroplastic, whose protein sequence is MASATASHTLCGIPATSSSTTNKAIAPSSARFLAKTPLRRLGFAGAAADSLFTNHVAAKLRSLKGSSKPVRGVASMAKKSVGDLTAAELKGKKVFVRADLNVPLDDSQNITDDTRIRAAVPTIKHLMANGAKVILSSHLGRPKGVTPKYSLAPLVPRLSELLGIQVVKAEDCIGPEVEKLVASLPEGSVLLLENVRFYKEEEKNEPEFAKKLASLADLYVNDAFGTAHRAHASTEGVTKFLKPSVAGFLLQKELDYLVGAVSSPKRPFAAIVGGSKVSSKIGVIESLLEKCDILLLGGGMIFTFYKAQGLSVGSSLVEEDKLELATSLLEKAKAKGVSLLLPSDVVIADKFAPDANSKIVPASAIPDGWMGLDIGPDSVKTFNDALDTTKTVIWNGPMGVFEFDKFAVGTEAIAKKLADLSGKGVTTIIGGGDSVAAVEKVGVASVMSHISTGGGASLELLEGKVLPGVIALDEADAPVAV, encoded by the exons ATGGCATCAGCTACAGCTTCCCACACTTTGTGCGGCATCCCCGCTACCTCATCCTCTACTACCAACAAGGCTATTGCCCCTTCATCTGCTCGCTTCCTTGCCAAAACTCCTCTCCGCCGCCTCGGCTTCGCTGGCGCCGCCGCTGATTCTCTCTTCACCAACCACGTGGCAGCCAAGCTCCGATCCCTCAAGGGCTCTTCCAAGCCTGTTAGGGGCGTTGCTTCTATGGCCAAGAAGAGCGTTGGAGACCTTACCGCTGCCGAGTTGAAGGGCAAGAAAGTCTTCGTGAGGGCCGATTTGAATGTCCCACTTGATGATAGCCAGAACATTACTGATGACACTAGAATTAGAGCTGCCGTCCCTACTATCAAGCATTTGATGGCCAATGGTGCTAAAGTTATTCTCTCCAGTCACCTG GGACGGCCAAAAGGAGTCACTCCTAAATACAGCTTGGCACCGCTAGTCCCTAGGCTATCCGAACTGCTTGGAATCCAG GTTGTGAAGGCTGAGGACTGCATTGGTCCGGAAGTTGAGAAGTTGGTCGCTTCACTTCCCGAGGGTAGTGTTCTTCTTCTCGAGAACGTAAGATTCTACAAGGAGGAAGAGAAGAACGAACCTGAGTTTGCAAAGAAACTTGCATCATTGGCAGATCTTTACGTGAATGATGCATTCGGTACAGCTCACAGAGCACATGCCTCTACAGAGGGAGTTACTAAATTTTTGAAGCCTTCTGTTGCAGGTTTCCTCTTACAAAAG GAATTGGACTATTTAGTTGGGGCAGTTTCAAGTCCAAAGAGGCCATTTGCTGCTATTGTGGGTGGTTCAAAGGTTTCATCCAAGATTGGAGTGATCGAATCACTTTTAGAGAAATGTGATATATTGCTTTTGGGTGGAGGAATGATCTTTACCTTCTACAAGGCTCAGGGTCTTTCAGTTGGTTCCTCCTTGGTTGAGGAAGACAAACTAGAACTCGCTACATCACTCCTAGAGAAGGCCAAGGCGAAAGGAGTCAGTCTCTTGTTACCATCTGATGTTGTGATTGCAGATAAATTTGCTCCTGATGCAAACAGCAAG ATTGTACCGGCATCTGCTATCCCAGACGGTTGGATGGGGTTGGACATTGGACCAGACTCTGTCAAGACTTTCAACGATGCCTTGGATACCACAAAAACAGTGATCTGGAATGGACCTATGGGGGTGTTTGAATTTGACAAGTTTGCTGTTGGAACAGAG GCAATTGCGAAGAAGCTTGCAGACTTAAGTGGGAAAGGAGTGACGACTATCATTGGAGGTGGAGATTCTGTTGCAGCTGTTGAGAAAGTTGGAGTTGCTAGCGTGATGAGCCACATATCCACTGGTGGTGGTGCCAGTTTGGAGCTACTGGAAGGCAAGGTGCTCCCCGGTGTCATTGCTCTAGATGAAGCAGACGCCCCCGTTGCTGTGTAA